A genomic window from Klebsiella quasipneumoniae subsp. quasipneumoniae includes:
- the bcsF gene encoding cellulose biosynthesis protein BcsF, whose amino-acid sequence MMSIADILQLVVLCALLFFPLGYLTRHYQRRIRTTLRLMFFKPRYVKPAGVLRRGTTVKQGKANK is encoded by the coding sequence ATGATGTCTATCGCCGATATTCTGCAACTGGTGGTGCTCTGCGCCCTGCTGTTTTTTCCGCTGGGCTACCTGACGCGCCACTATCAGCGCCGGATCCGCACGACATTAAGATTGATGTTCTTTAAACCCCGTTACGTGAAACCGGCAGGGGTATTACGCCGGGGAACAACGGTTAAGCAAGGCAAAGCGAATAAATGA
- the bcsQ gene encoding cellulose biosynthesis protein BcsQ, translating into MAILGLQGVRGGTGVTSITAALAWALQLLGESVLAIDASPDNMLRFFFNTDIHHQDGWARSLLDGRDWRDAGLRYTQHIDLLPFGQLSAGERENVDQLLPTLGAMTEAVQQLQGQYRWLLLDLPAGYSPLTRELLTLCDRSLVVVHPDANSHIRLHQQPFPANSDILINDLRVGSQLQEDLYQLWLESQPRILPVTIHRDEAMAECLAAKQPLGEYRQDSLAAEEVLTLANWCLIHYAGGRPV; encoded by the coding sequence ATGGCTATTCTGGGATTACAGGGCGTGCGCGGGGGAACTGGCGTCACGTCCATTACGGCTGCACTCGCCTGGGCGCTGCAATTGCTCGGTGAAAGCGTGCTGGCGATCGACGCCAGCCCGGATAATATGCTGCGCTTTTTTTTCAACACCGATATCCATCATCAGGACGGCTGGGCCCGGTCGCTGCTTGACGGCCGTGACTGGCGCGACGCGGGTCTGCGCTATACGCAACATATCGATCTGCTGCCGTTTGGCCAGCTCAGCGCGGGCGAAAGAGAAAACGTCGACCAGCTGCTGCCCACCCTGGGCGCGATGACGGAGGCGGTACAGCAGCTGCAGGGTCAGTACCGCTGGCTGCTGCTGGATCTGCCGGCGGGCTATTCGCCGTTGACCCGCGAGCTGTTGACGCTCTGCGACCGCTCGCTGGTGGTGGTCCATCCCGACGCCAACAGCCATATCCGTTTGCACCAGCAGCCCTTTCCGGCCAACAGCGATATCCTGATTAACGATCTGCGGGTCGGCAGCCAGCTGCAGGAAGATCTCTACCAGCTGTGGCTCGAGAGCCAGCCGCGGATCCTGCCGGTGACCATTCACCGCGACGAGGCGATGGCCGAGTGCCTGGCGGCGAAACAGCCCCTTGGGGAGTATCGCCAGGACTCTCTGGCGGCGGAAGAGGTGCTGACCCTGGCGAACTGGTGCCTGATCCACTATGCCGGCGGGAGGCCGGTATGA
- the bcsR gene encoding cellulose biosynthesis protein BcsR, which produces MPAKDPVVPTDATLGYTFQNDFLALSRAFSLPDIDYHDISRREQLNAALKRWPLLAEFAEKK; this is translated from the coding sequence ATGCCAGCAAAAGATCCTGTCGTACCCACGGACGCCACGCTGGGGTACACCTTTCAAAATGATTTTTTGGCGCTAAGCCGGGCATTTTCCCTGCCGGATATTGATTATCATGATATTTCGAGGCGTGAACAGCTGAACGCAGCGCTGAAGCGCTGGCCGCTGCTGGCAGAGTTTGCAGAGAAAAAATAA
- the bcsB gene encoding cellulose biosynthesis cyclic di-GMP-binding regulatory protein BcsB — protein sequence MKRKLSWMCAVAVGMCSWYPLASYAAPAAVVNPTPGVQPQAATPPAPVTIGEPTATLAEPTAPAVVAENIPQREVKLTFATIAPPPGSIVLRGSRPDASVEFGMRSDELVANALLNLEYTPSPSLLPVQSQLKVYLNDELMGVLPVTKEQLGKKIRAQLPIDPLYITDFNRIRLEFVGHYRDVCENPASSTLWLDVGRESYLDLTYQSLKVHNDLSHFPVPFYDPRDNRPLTLPMIFPGSPAVAQQQAAAIIASWFGSKAGWRGQQFPVYFNELPDRNAIVFATNDKRPDFLRDHPPVNAPTIEMIDNPNDPYVKLLVIFGRDDKDLLLAAKGIAQGNILFRGSSVTVDGIKTLQPRQPYDAPNWVRTDRSVTFAELKTYEQQLQSSGLVPDAITVALNLPPDLYLLRANGIDMDLKYRYTMPPVKDSSRMDISLNDQFLQSFSLNSSQDVNKLILRLPVLQGLLDGKSEVTIPALRLGAVNQLRFDFQYMNPMPGGSIDNCITFQPVQNHVVIGDDSTIDFSKYYHFIALPDLRVFANAGFPYSRMADLADTLVVVPKAPTQGQVATLLQALGGIGSQTGLAAINLQMTDDGNQIKNKDADLLLIGAIPSSLKDDTKINLLVEATKSWVKMPMRHYDLASIYPDDEARTPNTRTDITSSGPMAAVIGFQSPYNDQRSVVALLADSPRGNELLTNALNDSGKRAAMFGSVAVIRESGVNSLRVGDVYYVGHLPWFERIWFALSNHPILLAIFAAVSIVLLAWVLWRMLRIISRRRLSLDDE from the coding sequence ATGAAAAGAAAACTTTCCTGGATGTGTGCAGTAGCGGTGGGCATGTGCAGCTGGTATCCGCTGGCCTCTTACGCGGCGCCGGCCGCCGTGGTGAACCCGACTCCTGGCGTTCAGCCGCAGGCGGCCACCCCGCCCGCGCCGGTGACGATTGGCGAGCCGACGGCGACTCTCGCCGAACCGACCGCACCGGCGGTGGTCGCCGAGAATATCCCGCAGCGGGAGGTGAAGCTGACCTTTGCCACCATCGCGCCGCCTCCGGGCAGCATTGTGCTGCGCGGCTCACGGCCTGACGCCTCGGTCGAATTCGGCATGCGCAGCGATGAGCTGGTCGCCAACGCGCTGCTCAATCTGGAATATACCCCGTCGCCCTCGCTGCTGCCCGTGCAGTCGCAGCTGAAAGTCTATCTCAACGATGAGCTGATGGGCGTTCTGCCCGTCACCAAAGAGCAGCTGGGGAAAAAGATCCGCGCGCAGCTGCCGATTGACCCGCTGTATATCACCGACTTCAACCGCATACGGCTGGAGTTTGTCGGCCACTATCGCGATGTCTGCGAAAACCCGGCCAGCAGCACGCTGTGGCTGGACGTCGGGCGCGAAAGCTATCTGGATCTCACCTACCAGTCGCTGAAGGTGCATAACGATCTGTCGCACTTCCCGGTGCCGTTCTACGATCCGCGCGACAACCGCCCGCTGACGCTGCCGATGATTTTCCCGGGTTCGCCGGCGGTGGCCCAGCAGCAGGCGGCGGCGATTATCGCCTCATGGTTCGGCAGCAAGGCCGGCTGGCGCGGCCAGCAGTTCCCGGTCTATTTCAACGAACTGCCGGATCGTAACGCCATTGTCTTCGCGACCAACGACAAGCGTCCGGATTTCCTGCGCGATCATCCGCCGGTCAACGCGCCGACCATCGAAATGATCGACAACCCGAACGATCCTTACGTCAAGCTGCTGGTGATTTTCGGCCGCGATGATAAAGACCTGCTGCTGGCGGCGAAGGGGATTGCCCAGGGCAATATTCTGTTCCGCGGCAGCAGCGTCACCGTGGACGGCATCAAAACCCTGCAGCCGCGGCAGCCATACGATGCGCCAAACTGGGTGCGCACCGACCGCTCGGTCACCTTTGCTGAGCTGAAAACCTATGAGCAACAGCTGCAGTCCAGCGGGCTGGTGCCGGATGCCATCACCGTGGCGCTTAACCTGCCGCCGGATCTCTATCTGCTGCGGGCCAACGGCATTGATATGGATCTGAAATATCGTTACACCATGCCGCCGGTGAAGGACAGCTCGCGGATGGATATCAGCCTCAACGACCAGTTCCTGCAGTCGTTCAGCCTTAACAGCTCCCAGGACGTGAACAAACTGATCCTGCGCCTGCCGGTGCTGCAGGGGCTGCTGGACGGCAAATCGGAGGTCACCATCCCCGCGCTGCGTCTTGGGGCGGTGAACCAGCTGCGCTTTGACTTCCAGTACATGAACCCGATGCCCGGCGGCTCCATCGACAACTGTATTACCTTCCAGCCGGTGCAGAACCATGTGGTGATCGGCGACGATTCGACCATCGACTTCTCGAAGTATTATCACTTTATTGCGCTGCCGGACCTGCGCGTCTTCGCCAATGCGGGCTTCCCTTACAGCCGAATGGCTGACCTCGCCGACACCCTGGTGGTGGTGCCGAAGGCGCCGACCCAGGGCCAGGTGGCGACGCTGCTGCAGGCGCTGGGCGGCATCGGTTCGCAGACCGGCCTGGCGGCGATTAATCTGCAAATGACCGACGATGGCAACCAGATCAAGAATAAAGACGCGGATCTGCTGCTGATCGGCGCGATCCCTTCGTCTCTCAAGGACGATACCAAAATCAACCTGCTGGTCGAGGCGACCAAAAGCTGGGTGAAAATGCCGATGCGCCACTATGACCTGGCGAGCATTTATCCCGATGACGAGGCCCGCACGCCCAACACCCGCACCGACATCACCTCTTCCGGACCGATGGCGGCGGTGATTGGCTTCCAGTCGCCCTACAACGATCAGCGTAGCGTGGTGGCCCTGCTGGCCGACAGCCCGCGCGGTAATGAATTGCTGACCAACGCCCTCAACGACAGCGGTAAGCGGGCGGCGATGTTTGGCTCGGTGGCGGTGATCCGTGAATCCGGCGTCAACAGCCTGCGGGTGGGCGATGTTTACTATGTTGGCCATCTGCCCTGGTTCGAGCGCATCTGGTTCGCGCTCTCTAACCACCCGATACTGCTGGCGATCTTCGCCGCGGTCAGTATCGTGCTGCTGGCGTGGGTGCTGTGGCGCATGCTGCGCATTATCAGCCGCCGCCGCCTTAGCCTGGATGATGAATAA
- a CDS encoding glycosyl hydrolase family 8, with the protein MPLRALVAVIVTTAVMLVPRAWADTAWERYKARFMMPDGRIIDTANGNVSHTEGQGFAMLLAVANNDRPAFDKLWQWTDSTLRDKSNGLFYWRYNPVAPDPIADKNNATDGDTLIAWALLRAQKQWQDKRYAAASDAITASLLKYTVVTFAGRQVMLPGVKGFNRNDHLNLNPSYFIFPAWRAFAERTHLTAWRTLQIDGQALLGQMGWGKSHLPSDWVALRADGKMLPAKEWPPRMSFDAIRIPLYISWVDPHSALLAPWKAWMQSYPRLQTPAWINVSTNEVAPWNMAGGLLAVRDLTLGEPQEAPQIDDKDDYYSASLKLLVWLAKQDQR; encoded by the coding sequence ATGCCCCTGCGTGCTTTAGTGGCGGTGATAGTGACAACGGCAGTGATGCTGGTGCCCCGGGCGTGGGCGGATACGGCATGGGAGCGCTATAAGGCCCGTTTTATGATGCCGGACGGTCGTATCATTGATACCGCCAATGGCAATGTGTCGCATACGGAAGGCCAGGGCTTCGCCATGCTCCTGGCGGTGGCGAATAACGATCGCCCGGCGTTCGACAAACTGTGGCAGTGGACGGACAGCACCCTGCGCGACAAGTCTAACGGGCTGTTTTACTGGCGCTATAACCCGGTGGCGCCGGACCCGATCGCCGATAAAAACAACGCCACCGATGGCGATACCCTGATCGCCTGGGCGCTGCTGCGCGCGCAAAAGCAGTGGCAGGACAAGCGCTACGCGGCGGCCTCCGATGCCATCACCGCCTCCCTGCTGAAATATACGGTGGTGACTTTCGCCGGTCGCCAGGTGATGCTCCCGGGGGTGAAGGGGTTCAACCGCAACGACCACCTGAACCTTAACCCCTCCTATTTCATCTTTCCGGCCTGGCGCGCCTTTGCGGAGCGGACGCACCTGACCGCCTGGCGGACATTGCAGATTGACGGGCAGGCGCTGCTGGGGCAGATGGGCTGGGGGAAATCGCACCTGCCCAGCGACTGGGTGGCGCTGCGGGCGGATGGCAAGATGCTGCCGGCCAAAGAGTGGCCGCCGCGGATGAGTTTCGATGCGATCCGTATCCCGCTGTATATCTCGTGGGTCGATCCGCATAGCGCCTTGCTCGCGCCGTGGAAAGCCTGGATGCAGAGTTACCCGCGTCTGCAAACCCCGGCGTGGATCAACGTTAGCACCAACGAGGTCGCCCCGTGGAATATGGCCGGCGGCCTGCTGGCGGTGCGTGATTTAACGCTTGGCGAACCGCAGGAAGCGCCGCAGATTGACGACAAGGATGATTATTACTCCGCCAGCCTCAAGCTGCTGGTCTGGCTGGCGAAACAGGATCAGCGCTAG
- the bcsA gene encoding UDP-forming cellulose synthase catalytic subunit, translated as MIRLSTLLLAPPVGERLRARYDDYRQHGASWLSASLGCLWASLVWALMPLETPRWQAILAHHDTYFPHINPHRPRLLDPLRYLLQSLWLLATRVPEPEKKVNWRSLAALEGVHGRYAQWMEKLPEQVNARTRHLDKQKELAHLNPKLRRAILGVVTCCSLVLALMCITQPFNPLSQFIFLMLLWGVALLVRRIPGRFSALMLIVLSLTVSCRYIWWRYTSTLNWNDPVSLVCGIILLFAETYAWVVLVLGYFQVVWPLNRQPVPLPEDMDLWPTVDIFVPTYNEDLNVVKNTIYASQGIDWPKDKLNIWILDDGGREAFRQFAKDVGVHYIARTSHEHAKAGNINNALKYAKGEFVSIFDCDHVPTRSFLQMTMGWFLKEKELAMMQTPHHFFSPDPFERNLGRFRKTPNEGTLFYGLVQDGNDMWDATFFCGSCAVIRRGPLDEIGGIAVETVTEDAHTSLRLHRRGYTSAYMRIPQAAGLATESLSAHIGQRIRWARGMVQIFRLDNPLFGKGLKLAQRVCYANAMLHFLSGIPRLIFLTAPLAFLLLHAYIIYAPALMIALFVLPHMIHASLTNSKIQGKYRHSFWSEIYETVLAWYIAPPTFVALINPHKGKFNVTAKGGLVEEEYVDWVISRPYIYLVLLNLVGVAVGIWRFMYGPENEILTVWVSIVWVFYNLIILGGAVAVSVESKQVRRSHRVEMSMPAAIARDDGHLFSCTVHDYSDGGLGIKIHSDAQVLEGQNARLLLKRGQQEYVFPVRVARVNGNEVGLQLLPLTNQQHIDFVQCTFARADTWALWQDSFPEDKPMESLLDILKLGFRGYRHLAEFSPPSVKVIFRALTSLVAWIVSFVPRRPERAAPTLSADPAMAQQ; from the coding sequence ATGATCCGCCTCAGCACGCTGCTGTTGGCCCCGCCGGTGGGGGAACGGCTGCGCGCGCGCTATGACGACTACCGGCAGCATGGCGCCTCCTGGCTGTCGGCGTCGCTTGGCTGCCTGTGGGCATCGCTGGTCTGGGCGCTCATGCCGCTGGAGACGCCGCGCTGGCAGGCGATTCTGGCGCACCATGACACCTATTTCCCCCATATTAATCCGCACCGGCCACGGCTCCTGGATCCGCTGCGCTATCTGTTGCAATCCCTGTGGCTGCTGGCGACCCGCGTGCCGGAGCCGGAGAAAAAGGTCAACTGGCGTTCGCTGGCGGCGCTGGAAGGGGTGCATGGTCGCTACGCGCAATGGATGGAGAAACTGCCTGAGCAGGTTAACGCCCGCACCCGCCATCTGGATAAACAGAAAGAGCTGGCGCACCTCAATCCTAAACTGCGCCGGGCAATCCTCGGAGTGGTGACCTGCTGCTCGCTGGTGCTGGCGCTGATGTGTATTACGCAGCCCTTTAACCCGCTGTCGCAATTTATCTTCCTGATGCTGCTGTGGGGCGTGGCGCTGCTGGTGCGGCGCATCCCCGGCCGCTTCTCGGCGCTGATGCTGATCGTGCTGTCGCTGACGGTCTCGTGCCGCTATATCTGGTGGCGCTACACCTCGACGCTGAACTGGAACGACCCGGTAAGCCTGGTGTGCGGGATTATTTTGCTGTTCGCCGAAACCTACGCCTGGGTGGTGCTGGTGCTGGGCTACTTCCAGGTGGTATGGCCGTTGAACCGCCAACCGGTGCCGCTGCCGGAGGACATGGATCTGTGGCCGACGGTGGATATCTTCGTCCCCACCTACAACGAAGATCTCAACGTGGTGAAAAACACCATCTATGCCTCGCAGGGCATCGACTGGCCGAAGGACAAGCTCAACATCTGGATCCTCGACGACGGCGGACGGGAAGCGTTTCGCCAGTTTGCCAAAGATGTCGGGGTGCACTACATCGCCCGTACCAGCCATGAGCACGCCAAGGCCGGTAACATCAACAATGCGCTGAAATACGCCAAAGGGGAGTTTGTCTCGATCTTTGACTGCGACCACGTGCCGACGCGCTCGTTTCTGCAGATGACCATGGGCTGGTTCCTGAAAGAGAAAGAGCTGGCGATGATGCAGACCCCGCACCATTTCTTCTCCCCAGACCCCTTTGAGCGCAACCTTGGCCGTTTTCGCAAAACGCCGAACGAAGGCACCCTGTTCTACGGCCTGGTACAGGACGGGAACGATATGTGGGACGCCACCTTCTTCTGCGGCTCCTGCGCCGTGATCCGCCGCGGCCCGCTGGATGAGATTGGCGGCATTGCCGTCGAAACGGTGACCGAAGATGCCCACACCTCGTTGCGCCTGCACCGACGCGGCTACACCTCCGCCTATATGCGTATTCCGCAGGCGGCGGGGCTGGCGACGGAGAGTTTGTCGGCGCACATTGGCCAGCGTATCCGCTGGGCGCGCGGCATGGTGCAGATTTTCCGTCTCGATAACCCGCTGTTTGGCAAGGGGCTGAAGCTGGCGCAGCGCGTCTGCTACGCCAACGCCATGCTCCACTTCCTCTCCGGTATTCCGCGCCTCATCTTCCTCACGGCGCCGCTGGCCTTTTTGCTGCTCCATGCCTATATCATTTATGCGCCGGCGCTGATGATCGCGCTGTTCGTGCTGCCGCATATGATCCACGCCAGCCTGACCAACTCGAAGATTCAGGGCAAATACCGCCATTCGTTCTGGAGTGAAATCTACGAGACGGTGCTCGCCTGGTATATCGCGCCGCCCACCTTTGTGGCGTTGATTAACCCGCATAAAGGCAAATTCAACGTCACCGCGAAGGGTGGGCTAGTGGAAGAGGAGTATGTCGACTGGGTGATCTCCCGGCCCTATATCTACCTCGTGCTGCTCAACCTGGTCGGCGTCGCGGTGGGGATCTGGCGCTTTATGTACGGCCCGGAAAACGAAATTCTCACCGTCTGGGTGAGTATTGTCTGGGTGTTTTACAACCTGATTATTCTTGGCGGCGCGGTGGCGGTCTCGGTTGAAAGCAAGCAGGTCCGCCGGTCGCATCGTGTCGAAATGAGCATGCCGGCGGCCATCGCCCGCGATGACGGCCATCTGTTCTCCTGCACCGTTCACGACTATTCCGACGGCGGGCTGGGGATCAAAATTCACAGCGACGCGCAGGTGCTGGAGGGGCAGAACGCCAGGCTGCTGCTCAAACGGGGACAGCAGGAGTATGTCTTCCCGGTGCGGGTCGCGCGGGTAAACGGCAACGAAGTGGGATTGCAGCTGCTGCCGTTGACCAACCAGCAGCATATCGATTTTGTGCAGTGTACGTTTGCCCGCGCCGATACGTGGGCGCTTTGGCAGGATAGCTTCCCGGAAGATAAGCCGATGGAAAGCCTGCTGGATATCCTCAAGCTGGGATTCCGTGGTTACCGTCACCTGGCGGAGTTTTCGCCGCCGTCGGTGAAGGTCATTTTCCGCGCGCTCACCTCGCTGGTGGCATGGATAGTGTCGTTTGTACCCCGACGCCCTGAACGCGCCGCGCCGACGCTCTCCGCAGACCCGGCAATGGCTCAACAATGA
- the bcsG gene encoding cellulose biosynthesis protein BcsG — protein sequence MTNKKTTAAPLPLWQYWRGLGGWNLYFLVKFALLWAGYLNFHPMLNLVFLAFLLVPIPREKLHRIRHWIAIPLGFALFWHDTWLPGPETLLSQGSQIAGFSASYIWDLIVRFINWSMVGAFFVLLVLWLFISQWLRVTVFVSAMVVWQAVSPLLPAFTIWPAGQPTTAAATAPANVGTNAAAGAASSPASSDIPPQTEPPTSANLTNWLNGFYAAEQKRKTPFPDQLPADAQPFDLLVINICSLSWSDIEAAGLMDHPLWKHFDIVFKNFNSATSYSGPAAVRLLRASCGQLSHTNLYQPSGADCYLFENLAKLGFNQQLMLGHNGLFGDFLKELRSLGGMQSPLMDQSGLPVSLQAFDGSPVYEDLAVLNRWLKTEEASSNPRSATFYNTLPLHDGNHFPGQSKTADYKVRAQKLFDDLDNFFTELEKSGRKVMVVVVPEHGGALKGDKMQVSGLRDIPSPSITNVPTAVKFFGMKAPHEGAPIIIDQPSSYLAVSELVVRALDGKMFSEESVNWQQYVANLPQSAAVSENANAIVIQYQGKPYVQLNGGSWVPYPQ from the coding sequence ATGACAAATAAAAAAACGACCGCGGCACCGCTTCCGCTCTGGCAGTACTGGCGCGGCCTTGGCGGCTGGAACTTATACTTTCTGGTCAAGTTTGCCCTGCTGTGGGCCGGGTATCTCAATTTCCACCCGATGCTGAACCTGGTGTTTCTCGCCTTTCTGCTGGTGCCGATCCCGCGTGAAAAGCTGCACCGCATCCGCCACTGGATCGCCATTCCGCTCGGCTTCGCGCTGTTCTGGCATGATACCTGGCTGCCCGGGCCGGAGACGCTTCTTAGCCAGGGCTCGCAAATCGCCGGCTTCAGCGCCAGCTATATCTGGGATCTGATTGTCCGCTTTATCAACTGGAGCATGGTCGGCGCCTTCTTTGTTTTACTGGTGCTATGGCTGTTTATCAGCCAGTGGCTGCGCGTTACCGTGTTTGTCTCCGCGATGGTCGTCTGGCAGGCGGTCAGCCCGTTGCTGCCGGCCTTTACCATTTGGCCTGCCGGTCAGCCCACCACCGCCGCCGCCACCGCGCCGGCCAACGTCGGGACCAACGCCGCCGCTGGCGCCGCGTCCAGCCCGGCCAGCAGCGATATTCCGCCGCAGACCGAGCCGCCGACCTCGGCCAACCTCACCAACTGGCTGAACGGTTTCTATGCCGCCGAGCAGAAGCGCAAGACGCCGTTCCCGGACCAGCTGCCGGCGGATGCGCAGCCGTTTGACCTGCTGGTGATCAATATCTGCTCGCTCTCCTGGTCGGATATTGAAGCCGCCGGGCTGATGGACCACCCGCTGTGGAAGCATTTCGATATCGTCTTCAAAAACTTTAACTCCGCGACCTCCTACAGCGGACCGGCGGCGGTGCGCCTGCTGCGCGCCAGCTGCGGCCAGCTGTCGCATACCAACCTGTATCAGCCGTCCGGCGCCGATTGCTACCTGTTTGAAAACCTGGCGAAACTCGGCTTCAACCAGCAGCTGATGCTCGGCCACAACGGCCTGTTCGGCGACTTCCTGAAAGAGCTGCGTTCACTGGGCGGCATGCAGAGCCCGCTGATGGACCAGAGCGGTCTGCCGGTCAGCCTGCAGGCGTTTGACGGCTCGCCGGTGTACGAGGATCTGGCGGTCCTCAACCGCTGGCTGAAGACCGAAGAGGCCAGCAGCAATCCGCGGAGCGCCACCTTCTATAACACCCTGCCGCTGCATGACGGCAACCACTTCCCGGGACAAAGCAAAACCGCGGACTACAAAGTGCGCGCGCAAAAGCTGTTTGACGACCTGGATAACTTCTTCACCGAGCTGGAAAAATCGGGGCGGAAGGTGATGGTGGTGGTGGTGCCGGAACACGGCGGCGCGCTGAAGGGCGATAAGATGCAGGTGTCTGGCCTGCGTGATATCCCGAGCCCGTCGATCACTAACGTCCCGACGGCGGTGAAATTCTTCGGCATGAAGGCGCCGCATGAAGGCGCGCCGATTATCATCGATCAGCCCAGCAGCTACCTGGCGGTGTCGGAGCTGGTGGTGCGCGCCCTCGACGGCAAAATGTTCAGCGAAGAGAGCGTCAACTGGCAGCAGTATGTCGCCAACCTGCCGCAGAGCGCGGCGGTGTCCGAAAACGCCAACGCCATCGTTATCCAGTATCAGGGCAAGCCGTATGTCCAGCTGAATGGCGGAAGCTGGGTGCCTTATCCGCAATAA
- the bcsE gene encoding cellulose biosynthesis protein BcsE: MDSVFTLGISSLWDEVCHMPVGGVWWLNVDRYADAVSLVNQTLAAQAKNSKVAALVMGDKPDDIISLDSIHGPNNIALFTLPNRPEALEEIHRDLVCSLEPGNYLFILLCAENAWQNINNEKLCAWVEKTSRWAQYHRCTFLAINPAQDIDRQLTPLLRAYRSLSGLASIRYQGDRHLFDIAWWGSDKGISAQQQLMVQHDDAGWRLAQDAETSVQPRSDEKAILSHVRVLEGAPPLSEYWTLFDTNDEVFNAGRTAQAATILFSITQNTQIEQLGRYIHTLRRQRGTALKIIVREQTPSLRATDERLLLSSGASLVIPNSASLSRCLTLIESVQNQKFSRRIPEDFATLLTWSQPLKLRGYQKWDAFCEAVHNVMTNTLLPADSKGVMVALRPAPGLRVEQALTLCKPNRMGDIMTIGNNRLVLFLSFCRINDLDTALNHIFPLPTGDIFSNRMVWFEDKQILSEIVIMRGVEPARWNTPLPLSVGKNETINATHDGRHWRRYPEPHRLTTREEQA; encoded by the coding sequence GTGGATAGTGTATTTACTTTGGGTATTTCATCATTATGGGATGAAGTGTGCCATATGCCGGTCGGCGGGGTATGGTGGCTCAACGTTGACCGTTATGCCGATGCCGTCAGTCTGGTTAATCAGACGCTGGCCGCGCAGGCGAAAAACAGCAAAGTTGCCGCGCTGGTCATGGGTGATAAACCTGATGATATCATTTCATTAGATAGCATTCATGGCCCGAATAATATCGCGCTGTTTACCCTGCCGAATCGCCCGGAGGCGCTGGAAGAAATACATCGTGATTTAGTCTGCTCCCTCGAGCCTGGCAATTATTTGTTTATTCTGCTATGCGCTGAAAATGCCTGGCAAAATATAAATAATGAAAAGTTATGCGCCTGGGTGGAAAAAACCAGTCGCTGGGCGCAATATCATCGCTGCACGTTCTTAGCGATCAATCCCGCCCAGGATATCGATCGGCAGCTCACCCCGTTATTACGCGCGTACCGATCCCTTTCCGGTCTGGCAAGTATTCGCTACCAGGGCGACCGCCATCTTTTTGATATTGCCTGGTGGGGAAGCGATAAAGGCATCAGCGCCCAGCAGCAGCTGATGGTGCAACACGACGACGCCGGCTGGCGATTAGCGCAGGATGCTGAAACCAGCGTGCAGCCGCGTAGCGACGAAAAAGCGATCCTCAGCCATGTGCGCGTCCTCGAAGGCGCCCCGCCGCTCTCGGAATACTGGACCCTGTTCGATACCAATGACGAGGTCTTCAACGCCGGGCGCACTGCGCAGGCGGCGACGATCCTCTTCTCCATTACCCAGAATACGCAAATTGAACAGCTGGGGCGCTATATTCATACCCTGCGTCGTCAGCGCGGCACCGCGCTGAAAATTATTGTCCGCGAACAAACCCCCAGCCTGCGCGCGACCGATGAGCGGCTGCTGCTCAGCAGCGGCGCCAGCCTGGTGATCCCCAACAGCGCGTCGCTTTCCCGCTGCCTGACGCTGATTGAAAGCGTACAGAACCAAAAGTTCTCCCGGCGTATCCCGGAAGATTTTGCCACCCTGCTCACCTGGAGCCAGCCGTTAAAGCTGCGGGGCTATCAGAAATGGGACGCCTTTTGCGAAGCGGTGCACAACGTGATGACCAATACCCTGCTGCCGGCCGACAGCAAAGGCGTGATGGTGGCCCTGCGCCCGGCGCCGGGGCTGCGCGTCGAGCAGGCGCTGACGTTATGCAAACCCAACCGGATGGGCGACATCATGACCATCGGCAATAACCGGCTGGTGCTGTTCTTGTCATTTTGCCGAATCAATGACCTCGACACCGCGCTAAATCATATTTTCCCGCTGCCGACCGGCGATATTTTTTCTAACCGTATGGTGTGGTTTGAAGACAAACAGATCCTCTCGGAAATCGTGATCATGCGCGGCGTCGAGCCGGCGCGCTGGAACACGCCGCTGCCCCTCTCGGTCGGTAAAAACGAAACCATCAACGCCACCCATGATGGACGCCACTGGCGACGCTATCCCGAACCACACCGGTTAACCACCCGTGAGGAGCAAGCCTGA